CTTCTGAAAAATAAGCTCGGTTTATCTCTTGTGACATGTATACTGTATTTGGATCTCAATAATTCGGTGAGAAATGAACTCTGTGTTGACTCGACAAGGTACAGAACTCCTCTCCAAGACTGAGCTGGGTTCTGACCAGCTTTGTCTTAAGTGCAGCTGTCTGAGTGCGATAAATTGGAGCTACCAAGTTGTTGTATTACAGAGTTTCCCAGATATCCTTTTTAAGGGCCTGCGGAGTAAGATGGTTTCACAGGAAGGTGCAGGGAAGGTGGAACATACCTACCTCTGCAGGGAGGGTACTCAAGCAAGTCAGGCTTTATTATTAAACTCTACCTAGATAGGGGAGTCTTAAAAGGcacttccctttcctctcccattTGTTGACAACATCTGAAGCTATGAAGTTCCACGTTCAGTGCATTTGTGTGACTTTCTGACTATGTAATCCTTGGTAGTTTCTGTGCTGTCTTTAAGACCTTTTATCTCAGAATTCATCAGTACCCAGCAAGCCTGGATTTTATTCTGGCTTATCTTGGGCTATAACAGTGCTGAAGACTCCCTCTCTactgggaggagaagggaagaaaggtcCTGGAACAACTGTTCTGgatgtttgggtgttttttttgtttgtttgtttgtttgtttttttgtttggtttttttgagtgaGTTATTCTTCCTCTCTGGGGGCTACATTTGTTTTATCTGAGACACTTGGCAACCCTAGGAGAAGAGCAACCCTAGGTTTCAATATGGTGCACCGAACATGAAAGTATAGTACAAAAGGTACATAGTGGTGTTACAGCTGGCTTTATTATACTGCATTTAAAATGGCTCAAAAACTCTGTTTGAAAGATGCTGTTTTGTTAGATTAGAAACACAGTGGTCTTAAACTGATTTGAGTGACTATTCAAAAATGTTAGTGTTTTCTAGGACTGTCAATGTTCTTGACCTAAATCAGGCTATCCTTTTGTCCTGCATGAAGAGCTTTGGGATTCATTCAGCTGTTACAAGCAGCCCACTGAAGGATTCTGCTCCCAATTAATTTCTGTTCTGGAAGCATTATTGATTAGCTTGACCCGGGGAATGCAAGGCAGGAATGTCCCTTCCTCTCTGTGATGCTCACAGAAAgacagattttaatttctgtctACTCAGGGTAAGATCTGAGCACTTGGTGCATGAGTGGTGATAATGAATTTCACCTGCTGCCATTGTGTGCCCATGTAATACATCCTGTGTACACGTACAGAGTAAAAAGCAGGACTTTGTGATCTGAAAGCCTGAAGCCTATTTTAAATGTGTTAAAATGAGAACACTTCAGAAGAGAGCAATTCTCTGCTAGTCTgagtctgaaggaaaaaaataataataaaaaaataatctctatgATTTAGACATTTGAATCTCCTGAAGCTTTAGCAAGATATGTTGTCTTTGCTACTGCCTGTGTCTTGCCTTATGTCAGTGTAAGTGCTGCCTAGATGGAAAGCCAAGGCAGTTCTAGCTGATATTTCAAAGTATGGACATAGGCTAGAGGCCTGCTTCTGATAAGAGATTTGTGCTGTCACTGTGCTACCTAGAGAGCACTCTTTCTCTATTGCATTCTGTTTGTTAGGGTTTCTGCAGAAGTGAAGTATAAAAAACAGCCCTGGGGCCTTGTCAAGTCTGTAATCGAGAAGAATACCTggggaggaatacaggaaaacTTCAAACAACTTGGTGAGGCATTTTATTCTTTGGTAGAGTAAGGAGGCTGTCTTTCCTATGTATGTTTTCATGTCTGTCAAACACAATTTCTTAAAGAGTGGTTTGAAAAGAAGGCAACACCAAAGGAATCTCCAAGTCAGAGGGTTCTGTTGTCAATATATCTGCCTATTCCAGGGTGTAAAAGAAGCCTCGTAGCTTTATGCTAACAAGGAGCTCTTGTATACCTTGCCAGTAATTGGTTTCTGAAGGAAATGTGAGGAGCAACAGGAAAGCTGTTAATTTCAATTGCGTGTGCCTATCTTTTAAGTTTTTCCTTGATTGTGGGTATGAGAATAGAAGCAGTGGCACTTGGCAGTCTCCCTGGCTATGTCTCTGAACAGCGTGGCCAGCCATGGCTGCAGGCTCACAGTCTAACACAATTCGTAGTCTCAGACTAAGTGTCGTGAAGTGCTCCTCCAACTGCTATCTAACATATCTTTCAACAATCCTGCACAGGCTGAATGTACATCATATCTGAAAAGTGTACTAAGTGCCACCTAGCAATTAGGACAGGTAATACTGATCAAGGTGTAGTTTGTCAGCTACCTGCTTTAAGTTCATTTCCTAGAAGATACACTTACTCCCCTCACTGCCACCCTCCATATCTCACAAGTCAAGTCTTCAGgcttttcagctttgcttttgaaAGTTGAGTaacgttttttgtttttttttttctgttgcagaatcAGATCTCCTAATGGAGGAATATGCAATTAATCAGTCCATAGAAGACTCTGGAAAATTAGTTGCCCTGAGACGAAGACGACGCACTTTACACCGGAGTCTGGCAGATTCACTTCCTAAACGCTCTTCCCAACACTCCTCTGGTGAGATGGGAGTAGAGTCCCAGGGCAACATAATAGGTAGGAATTCTTATATCAAGTGTTTTCCAAAAGGCGTGTTGAAGAAAGCTTAACTCTTAACATAGTGCAAGAGTAACACTTGCGTGTATGTTACACTCATTGTCTTTATCTAATTGGTGTGACAGCAAATGCTTTAGTGTGTTCAAGCTTGCATAAAATAGATTTGGAGTATGTGTAGTCACTTTTATGATGACTATCTCATGAAGTCAAACCTTAATCTcaccttctgtttttaaaacaaacaaatgaacaaaaaccaaccaaagcCTAAAATGCTGCACTGCACCTGCACAGGACTGAAAATGAGATGGGATCAGAGAGAAATTTAACCCATCTTGTGTAAAGTTGCTGAAAACTTGCTTTATTTCCTCAGATAACTGCACACCCAAGTTGTGAGTTGATTGAACTTTGTTACTTACCTCTTGGCCCTGTCatcttgggtttgggtttttttctatgttGAAGAGTCCATTTCCTGCCTACTTCTGTAATTTCTGGGGGACTGAAGCATTTCTTGCAGTTCCACTGCCCCTAGGCACAACAGGCTTGGCCACTAGCACATACAATATTAGCTACACCTACAGAGGTGAGGAACATCTGTGCACTAACGTGTACCAGAGAATGGTGGATTTCATGACACCAGCTGACTTGCAAACACTGAAAAGCAAGTGCTCTCTCCGAAAGGGCGGAGATAGCAGTGAGTCATGTAGCGTGGAGAGAGCATTTGGATCAACAGCATGTGTAATGGACTCTTTACCTAACTGAGATTACTTCCTGATTACTTAATTTTGCTACTGCTGCGCCACCTTTTCAGGTGAGTGTGTCTGTCTTGGTATACATTACAGCTTCTGTGTGTGCTCCTTGGCCAGGACAGAAAATATGAATGTAGGAAACTGCTTTGGGAGATCAGGGAAATTATATTTGGAGATCAGCCTGCCCACAGTGGTAGGTGACTGCTGCTCACTTCCTCTCCCTCACTAGTGTCTGGTCCATGTTGCCTTCTGACTAGCAGGTGCTTTTTCAAAAGACTGTCATCAGGTCAATATATAAACCAAGCTGGAAAGGATGGGACAAGTTAAAGGAGAACTTGGTTTGACACTGGTTGTCAGAAAGACTAATGTGGCCAGGAGAACAAGCAGAAGAGAGCCACTTTGCAGGCTGCGTCTGCTAGTGGGTGACTAGCAGCATATGTGCTGAAGGAGTGTTAGCAACGGGTGGACTGTAGCCTTCTCGGGCTGTCTAGGTTTGATGCGAAGATGCCCCAGAGCTATTCCCTGCAGCATACTGGGGTAGGGGGAATCTTCCTCCTGATGGAAGAGCCTAACTGTCCAGCTGGCTTGTCTGAGATGACTGCAGAGACACCTTGGTGAATGATGGAGATGATCTTGTGCACCCACGTGATCCGTTACTCTTTTTCATCAGAAGCTGTTGAGCTGTTCTGTGTGAAATGCTGGGCACGGACATGTATCTGCAGGCATCCTTTAGGAATGTTCTTCAGTACTTTTTAACCTCTTTTCTATTCCATGCCCTATAGGAAGGAAAAGAGATGCTGTAAGTAGGACCACCACCATCATTGTAGTAATGAGTGTCTTGTAAGTACTCGCTTGCATTAAAACGTGGCTTCACTCAAGCTCATCTTGGCCTTTATCTGTGTTTGCCTGTACCTCACTTGAGTGTTAACATTGCACATAGCATGACAGATCCTAACCTAATCCGAATGTGTATATAGGAGCACTCAAGTACAGGAGGGGAGTGGATTGGCTTGGGAAGTGACGCACAGAATGAAAATGCTGACTTGCCAGACCAGTCTACCTTGTGGGTTTACATATGTCTGATCCTATTAAAAAACTTCTAGAATTTACTCATTCCTGGTTTTAAAAGTTCCAAGAGGAGACACTGTTGTCATTCCTATAGGTTTTTATTACACTGCTTAAAACTAACCACTAAGAATTGTTTGGATAGatctttattttcagtgcagCACTGCCCCACACTCGTTTTCTCCCAGAagaattctcttttcttcttagCTGTTTGTAGCCCAGATCTTGTTTCTGtagcattgcagatgaaattgttATAGGacttgatttttgttcttttctctttacAGTTTGCTGCTCTTGGTCTTGTTGAACATAACACTGTTTCTCAAACTGTCAAAGATAGAGCATGCAGCTCAGTCCCTTTATCATGTCCAGCTTCAGGAAGAAAGCTCTCTGAAGTAAGTTGAATTCACAgtctttgcttgcttgctttcttccttcctcagCTTATGTTGGAATTTGATCTAAAGAAATAGATTTTGAACAATGAAACTTGGTGGTAAGTTTTTCAAAAGCTGCTGGgacttgctgcttttctgtggtcTGTGCACCTATCCAGTGACATGTCTGACTGCATCTTGCAGTAATAAATTTCTCCTTTGACAAGCTGTATTTTGGGGGATTGTTAACCTTAGCTTGCATTTATCAGCCTGCTGTGACTCATCTGCTGTGAACATCATAGTGCTGATCACAGAACCGAAGCGTTCACTTTATCCAGTGTGAACCAGCGCAATCTCAAATGTAATGTTAGAGATTCATTTAGCTTCTTAGGTTCTTTCTGTGAGTCTCCTGCTAAATCCCCTCTCCCCCTGAGACTTCCATGGTAGGTGCCTTCTGTATTTGGACACCTGGAAGAGGCTCAGATGTTGCTTCCTCTCTGGAGTGTGGTATTGGCAAATGAGTTAAAAGCCATAACCTGATCTTGAGTATGGAAGCAGTGTGGTGACCTCCCATAGTGATTATCTCAGAACGGATTAGAGTAGCTTTCTCCATAGGAAAGATCTTGCCCTCTGAAGTGTGAGAACTTACTCTGTATAATGTTGAGTACATTGTTCTTGGTGGCTGTTGTCTGCAGAGGTCTGAGGTGGTATCTTCAAGGCAATGGGGACTGAAATTCAACTGCAGGCAATTTTTTATGTGGCTTTTGGAAAAGGATGCTTTTAGCGATGGCAGAGCACAGTTGCTTTTAGAAAGGCACGGAGGTGCTTGTTTCATGTTTCTGATGTAATCTCCATCTCTTTCAGCGTATCCCCAGAAATGGTATCAAAAGAGGAGATCCCTCAATATGATAAGGAACAGGTTAAACATGTGAAGGGAGTTTTAAGAGACTCAATTGAAATGCTTGAGCAGGTAGGTCTGCCAGTCTTTCCTGGTGATCCTCTTTGTTCCTCAACtcagttttctttcccttctgccatagtagcttttgctttatttctgatgGTGCTAACTAAAGTTTTCATGACTCCTTTACTTGTGTTGTCCTAGGCTTGAATTTGGTACAAAGGCAATGCTCATGTTTctgatgttttggtttttgtttttactttggaCTAAGATTACTCATGTGAACTTTCTTAAAAGTACTTCAGAGGTTTATTGATGAGATGTGTTGGTGCAGTTCTGAATCATGACAGAGCAGACACGGGAATAATTCAAAACAGATCCTCTTTTCTAAGAAGACTCAAAACATAATGTGAAGCATTTGCCCACCTCATTGAGGTTTCTTCATTCAGATTTATCCAGGCTTTTGCTCCTCACTACTCTGCTAGATACTGGTGAGAGTTTTGTTTAGCCTTGGTATCAGTGGGCCACCTaatttccagtgaaaaataaatacattctaCAGACTGTTTCTGAGAGGCTCCAGAGCTATGGAGTTAATATTCTTTCTTCTCAGTAATTTACACTTCCAGGCTCATACATACTACAAACGCTATATAAAAGATGAGGTTCTTGAATGCTGTTGTGTGTCTCTGATCCTGAAGTCCAGGACTGATAACCCCCTAGGCTGACATTTCAACTCGATAAGTGAAGGACAGTAAACTCGTACTTTGTTTTTACTTACAACTTATGAACCTTCTGATTTTAAGTTCTCTTGTTAAATCTTAAAATGTGACAGAAGAAATTATTAGATTAGGAAAGCTGTGGGGGAGTTCACATGTACCTCTATCCATCACCAGTTTGCTGTGTTCTCCCACGCGCTAAAGGAGGATAGAAGAAGCAGCCATTTTTGATGCTCCTTGTTCAGAGGTCTCTGCACACAAAACTGCTATTCATCTATTAACCATTTTGATCGAAGCTTGAAAACGCTTGAGTGATGGAAATTTCTCTgtagaaattaatttccttgttTCCTTGCCCATTCCAGTTTCTCtgcttactaaaaaaaaaaaaaaaaatcctaattctgAAGTGTTAAACTGCTTTTTggacaatgttaaaaaaaaaaaaaaagtgagaattcAACCACCTTTTTCATCCCAAACAACACTTTTGTGTGGAAGCCATGACACGTCTTAGTGCCTGTTACCTTGCGTTTTCTGAGGGCTGTCAATAATCTGAACACATTCTGTGCACCAAAATACACTGGGAGGGCTAGGTGCTTTGCGGTCATGTTCCTTTCAGTATTTGCTATGAACGTTAACTGTGACTAAAAATGGCTGGGGTGGGTCATCTTCTGCACTGTTGTCTGGTGAGGTGTTCAGACTTCATCATATTGGACTGTTTATAATTACTAACAAACTGTACAGGGTACAGCTGTTAGGAGAGCACAGCGAGGCAACTGTTTATAGAAACAGGGAGGAGGAAATTGCATGcagtctttaaaagaaaaggaggagagaaacaTTCTTTTCCTGTTATTGCTCACCCATGCAGCAGACCAACCGAAGTAATTGAGTTGGGGTGTAATGGTTGTATCTTCACAGCTAAAAAGCTCCCTTTCCACGCTCCAGAGAAGCTTTGACCGCTTGAACAGAACACAGAGCAGCAAGACAGAGAGTTAATACCCCCATCAGCTTTCCATTGGAGACGTCGGAGGAAGAGATGTGCGCGTGAGGACTTGCGGGGTAGGAGGAGTGGTAACGGTCACCTTCGGACTCTTTGCTGTTTGGCTGAGAAGCTGCATGGAATAAAGGTTTCTGGAAGAAGTTGGGCTCTGCCTTCCCGTAGCCTGGTGCTCCGTCTCTCCCGCCAGCCCCGTGTCCGGGGGACTCTGGCTTCCGAACGTGGCTGAGCTCTGGCGTCCCGTGGGGAGCGGAGCGAGCGAGGGCAGTCGTGCTGTCCGTGAACTGATCTGCAGGTttcagaggaggggagagcaccCTCGGCGAGAGCTGGGCTCGTCTTAGTGGAATTGCAGCTTTTTGTCTCAACTTGAAAAACGACCATTGATGAAGAGTGTTTTGGAGAAGAAGAACAGGTACCGGTTTGACAGCCACAGGATCTTTAGATGCTTCTTTAGCCCCGGGGGCCTCATAAAACAACTCGCCATATTGAAGGATGAATATTTTTAAGATGAATTAACTAAATAGGGAAAAGGCTTGCTGCCTCTCTAGTACCTCTCTTTGCATATGGCGAGCTGTGGCAGGCTGCCGTCTGCCATGTGTCCCTAGCTCTCCCCGAGAAGTTTCAGCCCTGGGtatttctctcccctgccccccccccgggctgctccCCAGCTCTTTGGCGGGGTGAGTGCCTACGGGCGAGGAAACGCCTTTCCTCTGCCTGCAAGAAGATGGAAATAAAAACGGAAGGCAGAGGAAAGGGGGCCCCATCGCTGCGGGCCCAGGGCGGGGCGGGCTGGCGGGCTGCAGCCCGGGGTAGGTTACGGGGGTGCGCGGAGGGGGCAGAGTCCCCACACGCGGGGTCCTGGGGCAAACCCGGGGCGGGCAGCTTTCCCCAGCgccgggcagcagcagcgctCGCCGCGGCCTGCTTTACCCCTccgccgaggcgggcgggggtcggGGCCTCTCCCCGGCCGCGGGACCCCGCCGTGCCTCCTGCGGCCGCCACCTGTTGCGCTGCCTCTTTAAGCCAGGTGCCGGCGCGTCACGgccagccccgcccctcccgcgcaGGCATTGGGCCGTTCCCCCGTCAGGTGGATGGGGCCCGCGGCGCGTCGGGGGGTGTCCCTcacacacaccctccccccccacccccccctcaccGCACACCTCCGCGGCCGGGAGACGCCTGGGGCGCGGACAGCCAATGGCGGCCGGGCTCCGCCGAAGGGGGCGGGGCCGCTGTGGAGGAGGCGGTGGCGGGCGCGAGGCACCTGCGGCTGGCaggggggcgggacggggcggcggcgCTGCCGTGCTAGCCGCGTGCTGGGCTGGCGGCGGCTGAGGGCAgagggcgggagggcggcggggagggacggGCGGCGATGGAGGAGCCGCTGTGCTGCTGCGAGTACGTGGACCGGAGGGGTGAGAGGAACCACCTGGCGGCGTGCTGCTGCGACTGCGAGGACCTGGACGAGAGCTGCGAGAGGTAACGGCTCCGCCACCCTCCCCGGCCGGGGGGGCTCCGGGCGTCCTCCTCGACGGGgaagggggcggcgggcgggccgggcgccTCGGGGCGGGCCGCCCCCCCCGCTAGCCGCCGCCCCACCGTTCCCACCTCGCAGGTGGCTGACGCGCAGACCCCCGCCGCCGGGAGCGCTGCGGAGGATCGCCGGCACCGTCGCGGACCGGGCGCGGGTCCCCTGGTTCGGGGGGGCCGTGAAGGTCAACGTCAGCCTGGTGCCGCCGCTGGTCCTGCTGCCCGCCGCGCTGCACCTCGCCGCTCTCCACTTCCTGCTGGGTCTGGCCGTCCTGGCGTCGCTGCCCGCGGCCGTGCTGTGGTACTACTACCGCACCCACCAGCGGAGGCAGCGGACGCTCTTCTTCCTCGCCCTGGGGCTCTTCTCCCTGGGCCACATGTACTACGTGTTCCTGCGGGAGGTGGTGCCCCGAGGCCGCCTGGCCCGCTCCCAGGTGGCCGCTCTCACCGGCGGGCTGGTCCTGATGCTCGCCGCCCTCTCTCGAGCCAAGAGAGACCCCGGCTACCTGCTCACCCCGGCGGGCAGTGGGAAGCCGTCGCCCCGGGGTTTGCCCAGCGAGGGCGTGAGGGGCAGCTCTAACGGGCTCCATGGCGTCACCGCGTCGGGAGCGGCCGGCGGCCGTGCCGTGAACGGGGAGGCCAAAGGCCATGCCAGGGcgtcagctggggagccggaaGGTCTGCAGAAGGACTGGTGCGCTAGGTGCCAGCTGATCAGACCAGCCCGAGCAGGGCACTGCCGGCTCTGTGGCAGGTGTGTGAGGAGACTGGACCATCACTGTGTCTGGTAGGTCTTGCACTGCTGAGGCTACGCATGTtctctctacctctctctctccctctcccctttcttaagttagctgcttttttttttatggccaTTGTCAAGTGGGGTTGCTTTTGTTACATGCAAGACCTGGTGATGTTATTTAAAACATAAACTCATATTTACCATTTTAAAGAACAACTTGAACAACTTTTGTAAGTGGGTTGACCTGATAGCTGATAAACTTCTACAGCAGACTTCAGAATTGCCTTTGGTTCGCTACTGGTTTTCTTCCAGACTTTTGGTTTggttctggttttttgttttttaagacttGGTCTGTGGAGCGCTAGCGATCCTGCAGTTAGCTTGCATTAGTGCTCTCCTGGGGCAAGGGAACCCAAAGCTGCCTCTGTGCATGCGGTACTGGAACCAAGGAGCAGTAGGGTATAGATGTGTCTCAGCGAAGAATACTACACTTGCTAAAAGTTTGAGGTAAATGGTCCACTGCCATTACCCTACTGGTCTCTTGACTTGTGCCTATAACCTTTCTATAAAAAGCTACAAAGCTTCTTTGAATGCATTTCAAAGTTCTTAGCCTGTGTTGTATTAGAAGCACCTTGGAAAACAGGTTCTCTGAcagctgggggagggaggaagcaagggaagccagcttcttttctttttaagcaaagtaatctcttctttccttttggaGGATTAACAGCTGTGTAGGGGAGCAGAACCACCAAGCATTCATCCTTGCACTCTCCTTCTTCATGCTCACCTCTGTGTATGG
The window above is part of the Opisthocomus hoazin isolate bOpiHoa1 chromosome 1, bOpiHoa1.hap1, whole genome shotgun sequence genome. Proteins encoded here:
- the ZDHHC23 gene encoding palmitoyltransferase ZDHHC23 isoform X2; translation: MEEPLCCCEYVDRRGERNHLAACCCDCEDLDESCERWLTRRPPPPGALRRIAGTVADRARVPWFGGAVKVNVSLVPPLVLLPAALHLAALHFLLGLAVLASLPAAVLWYYYRTHQRRQRTLFFLALGLFSLGHMYYVFLREVVPRGRLARSQVAALTGGLVLMLAALSRAKRDPGYLLTPAGSGKPSPRGLPSEGVRGSSNGLHGVTASGAAGGRAVNGEAKGHARASAGEPEGLQKDWCARCQLIRPARAGHCRLCGRCVRRLDHHCVWINSCVGEQNHQAFILALSFFMLTSVYGITLTLHTVCRGRSPFVALFYCPGAYSDYSSALSFTCVWYCAIVTAGMGYILLIQLLNISYNVTEREARLALRDNTGRRLLALC
- the ZDHHC23 gene encoding palmitoyltransferase ZDHHC23 isoform X1, whose translation is MEEPLCCCEYVDRRGERNHLAACCCDCEDLDESCERWLTRRPPPPGALRRIAGTVADRARVPWFGGAVKVNVSLVPPLVLLPAALHLAALHFLLGLAVLASLPAAVLWYYYRTHQRRQRTLFFLALGLFSLGHMYYVFLREVVPRGRLARSQVAALTGGLVLMLAALSRAKRDPGYLLTPAGSGKPSPRGLPSEGVRGSSNGLHGVTASGAAGGRAVNGEAKGHARASAGEPEGLQKDWCARCQLIRPARAGHCRLCGRCVRRLDHHCVWINSCVGEQNHQAFILALSFFMLTSVYGITLTLHTVCRGRSPFVALFYCPGAYSDYSSALSFTCVWYCAIVTAGMGYILLIQLLNISYNVTEREARLALRDNTGRRLLGGLVIDTGQYNRGFLCNWGHFLSLGSSPSQRSAEDIV